The Musa acuminata AAA Group cultivar baxijiao chromosome BXJ2-2, Cavendish_Baxijiao_AAA, whole genome shotgun sequence genome contains the following window.
CTCTCTCAAggccgcctcctcttcctccccccGGACCACCGCCGCCCACCTCCTCGCCCTCCTCGGATCCGCGCATGACGCCGGGAAGGTGCCCGCATCGGAGGCCTGGGGGCTCCGCTCCTGCCTCCGCTTCCTCGTCCCTTTTTCCTCCTCCACTCCCGTAAAGGAGAACAAGCACCTCCGCCTGCGCCACGATGCCGACGACATGGTGTGGTGGCCGCCAGAGCCGGTGATGGAGCTGGCCCGCCTCGCCGTCGACTCTGGTGGCGACCCGTCAGTGATCCAGATGGCGCTGGATCCCACTCCGTTGCCTGTGAGTCCGGTTACGTTATATTAGAGAATTGCATCTTTACTTTTGTTATGTGATAGAAATCGatgcttttactaaattttttgtgTTGTCGATTCAAGTTAAGCATATTCATTGGTTTAAATCTCGTAATATCACAATGATCTCAGTGAAATTCTCATACCAATTGAGCCCTAAAAGTATGGTTTTTGAATGATTCCTCCTTTCCTATATGCCTAAATAAGTTATCTGTTTGGTCAACCTTTGTGAACTTCGAATGAATAATAGCAGACGGAAATTTGACTTGAAGTCAGTCTGATTTCCTAGGTGCCTGATGTGGAGGGCTTGAAGAAAGATAAATGTCAGTTGACAAGAACTCCGTATGGGTACCGTTTTGCAAACATGGTAAGAAATGTCAACTGATTGTTCCGCTTTCTTTATTCTGACCTGTAAGCAGTGGTGAAATGCTTGAACATTTTGAACAGGAATTAAATACATATTTTGCCTTCTTGTTTGAACTGATCGTGGAGAGAGGACCTTCTGTGGGCTTAAACGTGTCTCTCAGTCGATATGACTTGTTTCATGGGCACCTCTTCGTTGCCACTGACTCTGGAAGGCTTGGCATGCTGTGAGTTGAAAAATGAGCATCTAAGTTAACTCATCTGTTTCGTTACATTGGAATCTATATAATGCCTCGGTGCAATATATCTCATATTCCAATCATCTCATTGACCTGCTTACCGTGTATTATCAACAGCAACACAGTCAGTGAAGAGACTCCGTAGCTGGTTGAGTTGTCTCGGTATTAAAAATGTTACAATTGGATTTATTTACTATATTCAACACATCTGTCTAAGGCAGTATGATCAGGTTTTAGGGGAGCTTTAACAAGTGAGTTTGTTTCTCCAATCAATTTCTCTTTTCTTCACAAACTTTGTAGGGAAAGCTGCTGCTGCAAATCGTTAAATAAATATGTAACTACTACTCCGCCTTGATAATGCAACTGGGACTGCAAACACCGGTGGTATAGAAAAATTGAAAAATTGTCTATTAAAGTACACATTGTATAATTTGATGTGCTTTATCTTTAGATTTTTGAAAAGGCAGTGTGGCATGTTAGTTTTTGATATATTATTGCAGAGAAGCAAACTGCAAATTGCTTCGTTAAGTCTCAACTTCTAATATgcatttaaatttgaaatttttTGGCTTTATGACtatttatttatctatatatATCATTATTCTTTTCCAAGTGAATCTCTTCATGCAAGTTTCTCACAACAATTTAATTACCCATGTAGCCTTGGTAAAGGGTTTAGAACCTTGATACAGGCAGGGGAGTAGGAAGTATGCTCGTGTTCCAGAGTTAATTCTTATGCCTTTGAATACTTAAATACTCATTGTTGTTATCTTCATTTATGTTTCTATTTGTCATTTGTGGCTTCTTATCTAGCTATATTGTCCATATGTTGGAGAGTTAGCGGTTTCTAAAATACCAACTACATCATTGTAGATGTTAATTCATTCCATGTTCCATTAAAGTGTCTTTTACCGCAGGATCTTTCTGGTCATTTGTGTTTTATTATCATGCTTTGCAGGTTCCATGCAAAAGAGTATCCAGCCTGTGAAAAAGAATCATTTCCTTATAATATGGGTTATTGCCAGAGAGGTAATTATTGGAGTTACTCTTAGTGCATCTATTGCAGCTCCCCATCATTTTATTTTCATCATCACCTGACTGACTGTTGGTGAAATTCTTCCACATTTACAACTGTCGATCTGCTTATTTTATTTGATCTTCTGAAGTTGGTCATACCCTCTGGCCCTACCAAGTGTTGTGTGTCTCTTTCAGGATCAAATGTGGTTTATGATGATTCGATGAATCTAAGGAATATACTATGGCTTGCACCACTGCCTAATGACATCACAGAACCTTGGCTGGCACTTGGTATATCTTCAATCCAACTTCCAATTACTTCTTGGTTTAAATTGCACTAAAAGTTCCTCTGTAATTGAATGTCTTCTAAGATCAAGCGGATTATATTTTCCTTTGCCTCTTAGTTCTGAAATTATTGGCATGTTATCTTTGTCAGTGGGGAGGATGTACACTAGGTTGGACTTAGTTAatatctcgacataatttcctttATTACTGGTCCAACTCCTCATACGCCAAAGCAATTTTCATAGTTCATTAGTCCTTTAGACTCTGTGGGGCAAATCAAACTTTGGCTCTATAGTTGACCATGCAATTCTATGAGAATACAATAGATATATAATTAGTATCCATTGGCGGAACTTGAGATGACCTGGAAGAGCCAAACTAAAGTGTGACTATGTACTTCAATAGGATACAGGAGGCATGACTAACTCGATATAACGCCAAAGaaagaaaatcaagaaatctTGTGCGGTGCCACGAGTGTGTCCACTTGAGGAAGAGTCTATGTCAGTAGAATAATTTGTCCCTCTGAAACTTCATAAGAATAATGGGATGTTGAAGGGAAATAATTGACTAAATTGAAGTTCCTCCACACTGAACTAGTTGTATATGGATTTAGGTGTGTTGGTGGTCCTGGATGCTCATCCTGAAGGTATTATATTCAAGGAACTAGTACCAGAATATGTGGATATTGTGAGGACGATATACGAAGGTTAGTTTCCTCCTTTCATCTTTTCTCCTAGTTCTAGTTTCTATTGTCATTGCAAAGCTTTGTTCATTTTCATAACTCAGGTTATACTTTGGGTGATTAATGTGGGTTCCTTTGTTCCGATCAGATGATTTTGGGGACCATGTGGCCGATGTCAATTACTTGAACGATGTTAATGTCATTTCTGGCGACAGAATTTTCATATGCTAAAATTTCCATGGAGGAAGCTTCTCCCTCAAATGGCTCTTAAAAAGATGTTCTCTTGATAAGATCTATTCTTCTGGTTCTATTATATTCAAACAATCTATTTTGATACATGCTCCTGCATGGTCGGCCGATTGTTTTAGCTATAACCCTATTAAGGTCGTGTTGCTGTGTTACTCCTATGTTAAAAAAGAAAGGTTGTGTGGGTGCTCAGACATGTATGGAATGAAATGATGACAGACCGTTTTATTATGAAGTGAGTTATGAGTTCCATTGGTTGTTCTCATTCTTCAGTTCTTTTCCCAAGTTACTGAGTATATTGATTTGATTTTTGTTATGCAATAGGCTTTATGCAAAGATTAATCTGCCCTAGCTGACAAATTCAATTAATCCACCTAGTTATCTTATAAATTCTCATTCTGATATTTAAGATGTTGGTTGAATGGCCAGACTGAGATACTCTGagctttatgattttattattattatttaattttataatcaaaataaaattttatcttacaATGGACCAATTAGTTGATAAGCAACACTTTCTGGCAAGTgtctttttctatatatatatatatatatatatatatatataatatgagaaacaaatatgtaaatttgatgttgcaaagaattttatttcattttttttataactACTTATCATGAATTTGGAAAGATATAACCATTTTATAATTTCTTTTAAGTTAATTAAAAATCAAGAGTCTTTTTATAGATCGGATCAACTAATTTCTATTATATGAATATTGTATTTATACTCTCGAGCTCCATTTATTTCAAAGTTAGATTTGACTTAAACATGATCAATTATATAACAAATATTATTCAATTATTTTTATGTACCAAATTACTTTTATGTCGAGCTTAAGTACTAATCAGGTCTTTGTAGGATTCATCCGCTCCTTGTCGGACTCGGATCTGAATCCGGATCCGGATTCTCTTTGATAGACACCACTGTGCGGCCCTCGATGCCCGCATAGGGCACCACATCCCCGATCCAAGTTAGGGTCTCGCCCTGAATCTAGGGTTCTTGGCCCCGGACCTTGATTACCTCGGTCACCCTTCGGCGATCGCCGGATCGATTGCGCGTCTGATCGTTTCAATCTCTTTTTCTTACCATCTGTCGCTGATTTAACCTTCGTATCTCGGAAAGATGGTAAATTTCTCGTGTATCCGTTTTCTTTTGGCGAGTTTTTTCTTTGCCGGGTCTTCCATTTTGACCTATTGATGCTACTTTGCAGCTTCCGCTATCGCTTCTGAAGACAGCACAAGGGCATCCCATGGTAAGAGGACACGGTGTCTTTATCTTCTCTAGTAACTGGTCGTTCTGTTCTTGTTTAATGTGGTGTTCTGATGATCGTACCGCGATGGGACAGCTGGTGGAGTTGAAGAATGGGGAGACTTACAATGGGCACTTGGTGAACTGCGATACCTGGATGAATATCCACCTCCGTGAGGTCATTTGTACCTCAAAGGTAAAAGTTTTCCCCTTTTTGTCTGTCTATTTTGTTCGTTCGATTGTGGTCTATATGATGGACTTGCTCATATTTATGCTTCTTATAGGATGTCGTTCTGGTTGTAGGATGGTGATCGATTTTGGAGGATGCCAGAATGTTATATTCGTGGGAATACCATTAAGTATCTTCGAGTTCCTGATGAGGTATGCATCATGAGCGTTGGTTCGATCTTTCTTTAGGTCAATACAACGCTTAGCTGTCTCCTATCCTTTAACCTGGGCATGTTATAAATATTATAGATGAAGTCCACATGGAAGCATTAAAATTGAACACTAAGTCGACATAGAAGTCGATGCTGATTGAATAACCTGTTCTTAATCTAGCTTATGTTAGCAACATGGTGGATATTGTCTAGAAATTTGTAGAGTAGTTCATGTTATCTGTGCTAGTTTCTCTTTATAATTTTTCCACAACTGGAATATGCAAAAATTTACACATAAAAGCCATTTGGATATATACAGCTTACAAAATGTTTTTGATTGTATACTTATATGTCTAATATAGGATTATAAATTATTTCATGTAATCCTAGTGATGGAAACTAAAGCCAGATTTCAGCAAATTATAGGGTTCTACACCTCGATCATGGCCTCGATGGAAACTGCAAAGCTGTAAAACTAGCATGGGTAGAGAGAGAGAATGATGATGAGGATGAGGCGGAGGCACAGATATAATATTCGAGTAGACATCAACCCAACAGTTCCTCCGATCGCAGTGTCAATGATCAAATCACATCGGGCCACTaggttaataaaatattaaatctaGACATTATATAATTCAttttatatacaaaagttataTACTTTGTTCTATTAATTCAGCCTCTTTTCTAGCTAGACCGCTGCTTGATAGATCTCTTCTGGTCTTTTAAGTCTTTTTATCAGTCAAATCATTTGTATGCGAAGTTTGAGGTCTGCTCAGTATTTATGTGCCGTCACTTCCTCCAAACAACACCCAAATCATTTGTATCCTTTATTAGATGAGATGCTGAGAAAACAAATCAAATTGGTAATATATTTAAAGTTATTGTTTAACTACCTCTGATCTTTTAAGGCTTGGAGCCCACATTTTTTGCATACC
Protein-coding sequences here:
- the LOC135605522 gene encoding uncharacterized protein LOC135605522, with the protein product MTGGSSIPVKLAFSISFAFSFSFSLTLAASSPHFLTPFPKISSFPSLKAASSSSPRTTAAHLLALLGSAHDAGKVPASEAWGLRSCLRFLVPFSSSTPVKENKHLRLRHDADDMVWWPPEPVMELARLAVDSGGDPSVIQMALDPTPLPVPDVEGLKKDKCQLTRTPYGYRFANMELNTYFAFLFELIVERGPSVGLNVSLSRYDLFHGHLFVATDSGRLGMLFHAKEYPACEKESFPYNMGYCQRGSNVVYDDSMNLRNILWLAPLPNDITEPWLALGVLVVLDAHPEGIIFKELVPEYVDIVRTIYEDDFGDHVADVNYLNDVNVISGDRIFIC